The proteins below are encoded in one region of Drosophila santomea strain STO CAGO 1482 chromosome 2R, Prin_Dsan_1.1, whole genome shotgun sequence:
- the LOC120444323 gene encoding transcription factor grauzone, giving the protein MDSSPCCLLCMCEYPAMMGDYIDVHSTRGVQLEVTRIVNQHFPVQISKESDERICGRCWKTVSDFHTLHDFVSAAQSSLQETKVALMEDDPLTQEPTSLPEILKLPTQGEERLPEPQELGGRNFFYPEVKIEEHELDTLPRIEILESSANTQENQDQLEGAARRLRKRLKAEEGSSIDKDNDEDGVEETSEPPPPKKRRGRPRKTDATVAPPQKPKEDIQLDLKAEEFDEFGDEETDPDFSCLVPSDDSSEDDGGSGGFDTDSDFELDNGKQEFAVLPKRTVVRPKKYKKRTKPAEPKVRMSRELLEQRKKQQEEYDVIIAKFFTSVLPCAICNLLVHNFTEMQRHHRLTHQVDPGYMMCCGRKFTQRKVLAEHVLVHWNPDHFKCTVCEKSFQNSRHLESHQQVHMDPAVKLTFSCDLCSKTFLSKTAIDYHKLNKHVPKSEFKFTCSECNKKFLTERKLKNHMSSMHDPESTIICDKCGKQMRTKIILKKHQELMHSDKPRPEPELQQCQICGAWLKGMTGLKQHMKSIHVESAGEHRCHICAKVSPNARALRRHIYHNHECERKFKCTMCEKAFKRPQELKEHTSTHTGEVLYTCPNCPMTFFCSANMYKHRQRLHRAQYEADKNQPKPPNILKISRNASTQNKPKQEI; this is encoded by the exons ATGG ATTCCTCTCCGTGCTGCTTACTCTGCATGTGCGAGTATCCGGCCATGATGGGGGACTATATAGATGTACACTCCACGCGGGGCGTTCAACTGGAGGTGACTAGGATCGTCAACCAGCACTTCCCCGTCCAGATCTCCAAGGAAAGCGACGAAAGGATATGCGGACGCTGCTGGAAAACCGTCTCCGACTTCCACACTTTGCACGACTTCGTCAGTGCTGCGCAGAGTTCTTTACAGGAAACAAAAGTGGCGCTCATGGAGGATGATCCTCTAACACAGGAACCTACGTCCTTGCCGGAGATTCTTAAACTGCCAACTCAGGGGGAGGAGAGGTTGCCGGAACCACAAGAGCTTGGCGGACGGAACTTCTTCTACCCAGAGGTTAAGATTGAGGAGCATGAACTAGATACTCTTCCCCGCATCGAGATCTTGGAGAGTTCGGCAAACACACAAGAAAACCAAGACCAACTTGAGGGCGCAGCCAGACGCCTTAGGAAGCGTTTGAAGGCAGAGGAAGGATCCTCTATAGACAAGGATAACGACGAGGATGGAGTAGAAGAGACTTCAGAGCCTCCGCCGCCCAAAAAGCGACGTGGGCGCCCAAGAAAAACAGACGCAACCGTTGCTCCGCCCCAAAAACCTAAAGAAGACATTCAACTGGACCTTAAGGCTGAAGAGTTTGACGAGTTCGGAGATGAGGAGACGGACCCTGACTTCTCATGCCTGGTGCCCAGCGATGATTCCTCTGAGGACGACGGTGGCAGCGGTGGCTTCGACACCGACTCAGACTTTGAACTAGACAATGGAAAGCAAGAGTTTGCCGTGCTGCCGAAAAGAACAGTAGTGCGCCCCAAGAAATACAAGAAGCGGACGAAACCGGCGGAGCCGAAAGTCCGCATGTCCCGCGAGCTGCTGGAGCAGCGCAagaagcagcaggaggagTACGATGTCATCATCGCCAAGTTCTTTACCAGCGTACTGCCGTGTGCCATCTGCAATCTGCTGGTGCACAACTTCACCGAGATGCAGCGTCATCACCGACTGACCCATCAAGTGGATCCCGGCTACATGATGTGCTGTGGTCGCAAGTTTACGCAGCGCAAAGTGCTGGCCGAGCATGTACTCGTCCACTGGAATCCTGATCACTTTAAGTGCACCGTCTGTGAGAAGTCATTCCAAAATTCTCGACATCTTGAGTCTCACCAACAGGTGCACATGGATCCCGCCGTCAAGCTTACCTTTAGTTGCGACCTCTGCTCGAAGACCTTCCTCAGCAAGACGGCCATAGACTATCACAAGCTTAACAAGCATGTGCCCAAGTCGGAGTTCAAGTTCACCTGTTCCGAATGCAATAAGAA ATTCCTCACCGAGCGCAAGCTTAAAAACCACATGAGCTCCATGCACGACCCAGAGAGTACCATAATCTGTGACAAGTGCGGCAAGCAGATGCGCACCAAGATCATCCTGAAGAAGCACCAGGAGCTGATGCACTCAGATAAGCCACGTCCGGAGCCGGAGCTGCAGCAGTGCCAGATATGCGGCGCTTGGCTAAAGGGCATGACAGGCCTAAAGCAGCACATGAAGAGCATTCACGTAGAGAGTGCCGGCGAGCATCGCTGCCACATATGCGCCAAGGTGTCCCCAAATGCCAGGGCTCTCAGGCGTCACATCTACCACAATCACGAGTGCGAGCGCAAGTTCAAGTGCACCATGTGCGAAAAGGCTTTCAAGCGGCCGCAGGAGCTGAAG GAACACACATCCACCCATACTGGTGAAGTACTCTACACCTGTCCCAACTGCCCGATGACATTCTTCTGCTCCGCCAACATGTACAAGCATCGCCAGCGATTGCATCGCGCCCAATACGAAGCAGACAAAAACCAGCCCAAGCCTCCCAACATCCTGAAGATTTCGCGTAACGCCTCGACGCAAAACAAGCCGAAACAGGAGATCTAG
- the LOC120444324 gene encoding V-type proton ATPase subunit C isoform X3, with amino-acid sequence MMSEYWIISAPGDKTCQQTYDTMNNLTSKQHNLCNNYKFHIPDLKVGTLDQLVGLSDDLGKLDTYVEQITRKVANYLGEVLEDQRDKLHENLMANNSPGPPDDSMPCRHHQRIKHLSLRHQRKHQHTHHQNKPQHYHHHHHHHQLPQDLKGKSAATCSPATPPAPASAPPNLPPACACDVLATGSLTGGSLTNLSTGHDPEPEFDACPCDECFACAPPSTSATASTLLADECYSQTASSMLSATRCALSTVAAIATGSGFGSGPSTSAAAAAAASSSSGGGSGGGAGPASCSTLCSSAYFSTSAPTTSSSVHSSMSRSNSKRLNNNTCSINNNKLSFRSGSHVSQLHLATQHPQQLPHHHSHPQSQPHTNPLQSPAQKSMSEDEGDASNAPEDGETDEDPKSPHSVQSDLSDAFDWWFNKPKRNSKKSSAQQQHETAQQQHQQTTQQHATPLTPQQHPNHNHNQNQHQHPNHNQNQNQNQYQYQNQHLSKAMTFWHQASTTPRSSYRSFFNSLADQIYSKRSTPSQLNINNGFNLTPTHRSSPVSSCCGSSSQGRSSPDTDPAEPPEFPLSPAELPQYLTRFQWDMAKYPIKQSLRNIADIISKQIGQIDGDLKTKSQAYNNLKGNLQNLEKKKTGSLLTRNLADLVKKEHFILDSEYLTTLLVIVPKVMANDWLTNYEKITDMIVPRSSQLIQEDADYCLFNVTLFKKVAEEFKLHARERKFIVRDFVYNEEELAAGKNEMTKLMTDKKKQFGPLVRWLKVNFSEAFCALIHVKALRVFVESVLRYGLPVNFQAILIEPNKKSVKRLRDVLNQLYGHLDGVSAGGAVSSADNVDIPGLGFGQSEYFPYVFYKVNIDMVEQAKV; translated from the exons ATGATGTCCGAATACTGGATTATCTCGGCCCCTGGCGACAAGACCTGCCAGCAGACGTACGACACGATGAACAACCTGACCAGCAAGCAACACAACCTGTGCAATAACTACAAGTTCCATATTCCAGATCTTAAG GTGGGCACCCTCGACCAACTGGTGGGCCTCTCCGACGATCTGGGCAAACTGGACACCTATGTGGAGCAGATCACCCGCAAGGTGGCCAACTATCTGGGCGAGGTGCTCGAGGATCAGCGGGACAAGCTGCACGAGAACCTGATGGCCAACAACA GTCCTGGGCCACCCGACGACAGCATGCCGTGTCGCCACCACCAGCGCATCAAGCATCTCAGCCTGCGACACCAGCGAAAACACCAGCACACGCACCACCAAAACAAACCCCAACACtaccatcaccaccaccatcaccaccagcTGCCGCAGGATCTCAAGGGTAAATCCGCAGCCACCTGTTCTCCCGCCACTCCTCCTGCGCCCGCGTCTGCACCACCCAATCTTCCGCCTGCCTGTGCCTGCGACGTCCTTGCGACAGGATCCCTAACCGGCGGCAGCCTCACTAACCTGTCCACGGGTCACGACCCGGAGCCGGAGTTCGACGCCTGTCCGTGCGATGAGTGCTTCGCCTGTGCCCCGCCCAGCACAAGTGCCACGGCCAGCACGCTGCTGGCGGATGAGTGCTACTCCCAGACGGCCTCCTCCATGCTCAGTGCCACCCGGTGTGCACTGTCCACGGTGGCGGCGATAGCCACCGGGAGCGGTTTTGGCAGTGGACCGAGCACCAGTGCCGcagccgctgcagctgcatccAGCTCCTCTGGCGGCGGCAGTGGCGGTGGAGCGGGACCGGCCTCCTGCTCGACGCTCTGCTCCTCGGCATATTTCTCCACGTCGGCGCCCACGACCAGCAGCTCGGTGCACAGCAGCATGTCCCGCTCTAACAGCAAGCGGCTGAATAACAACACGTGCAGCATCAACAATAACAAGCTCAGCTTCCGCAGCGGCAGCCATGTGAGCCAGCTGCATTTGGCCACgcagcatccgcagcagctgccgcaTCATCATTCGCATCCGCAATCGCAACCGCATACCAATCCGCTGCAGTCGCCCGCACAAAAGTCCATGTCGGAGGACGAGGGCGATGCGTCAAATGCCCCCGAAGATGGGGAAACGGACGAGGACCCCAAGAGTCCGCACAGTGTGCAGTCCGATCTGTCGGACGCCTTCGACTGGTGGTTCAATAAGCCCAAGCGTAACTCTAAGAAGAGCAG tgcacaacagcaacacgagacagcacagcagcaacaccaacagaCGAcacagcaacatgcaacaccACTGACACCACAGCAACACcccaaccacaaccacaatcaaaaccaacaccaacacccaAACCAcaatcaaaaccaaaaccaaaaccaataccaataccaaaaCCAACACCTATCCAAAGCAATGACATTTTGGCATCAAGCATCGACCACACCGCGCTCTAGTTATCGCTCTTTCTTCAATTCTCTTGCCGATCAAATTTATAGCAAACGTTCTACACCGAgtcaattaaatataaacaatggATTTAATTTAACACCAACACATAGATCGTCTCCAGTGAGTAGTTGTTGTGGCAGTAGTAGCCAGGGGCGATCCAGTCCGGACACGGATCCCGCCGAGCCGCCCGAGTTTCCGCTGAGTCCAG CCGAACTACCCCAGTACTTGACCCGCTTCCAATGGGACATGGCCAAGTACCCGATCAAGCAGTCGCTGCGCAACATCGCCGACATTATCTCCAAGCAGATCGGTCAGATCGATGGCGATTTGAAGACCAAGTCGCAGGCCTACAACAACCTCAAGGGAAATCTGCAGAACCTGGAAAAGAAGAAGAC TGGCAGTCTGCTGACCAGGAATCTGGCTGACTTGGTCAAGAAGGAGCACTTCATCCTGGACTCGGAGTATCTGACCACCCTGCTGGTCATTGTACCCAA GGTCATGGCTAATGACTGGCTGACCAACTACGAGAAGATCACCGACATGATCGTGCCCCGCTCGTCGCAGCTCATCCAGGAGGACGCCGACTACTGTCTGTTCAACGTGACGCTCTTCAAGAAGGTGGCTGAGGAGTTCAAGCTGCACGCCCGCGAGCGCAAGTTCATTGTGCGTGACTTTGTGTATAACGAGGAGGAGCTGGCTGCCGGCAAGAACGAGATGACCAAGCTGATGACGGACAAGAAGAAGCAGTTT GGTCCTCTGGTTCGTTGGCTGAAGGTGAACTTCAGCGAGGCCTTCTGCGCCCTCATTCACGTCAAGGCGCTGCGCGTGTTTGTGGAGTCCGTGCTGAG ATACGGCCTGCCCGTTAACTTCCAGGCCATCTTGATCGAGCCCAACAAGAAGAGCGTGAAGCGTCTGCGTGATGTGCTCAACCAGCTGTATGGTCACTTGGATGGTGTCTCCGCCGGCGGTGCTGTCAGCAGTGCTGAT AACGTGGACATCCCCGGCCTGGGCTTTGGCCAGTCCGAATACTTCCCCTATGTGTTCTACAAGGTCAACATCGATATGGTGGAGCAGGCCAAGGTCTAA
- the LOC120444324 gene encoding V-type proton ATPase subunit C isoform X2: MMSEYWIISAPGDKTCQQTYDTMNNLTSKQHNLCNNYKFHIPDLKVGTLDQLVGLSDDLGKLDTYVEQITRKVANYLGEVLEDQRDKLHENLMANNTELPQYLTRFQWDMAKYPIKQSLRNIADIISKQIGQIDGDLKTKSQAYNNLKGNLQNLEKKKTGSLLTRNLADLVKKEHFILDSEYLTTLLVIVPKVMANDWLTNYEKITDMIVPRSSQLIQEDADYCLFNVTLFKKVAEEFKLHARERKFIVRDFVYNEEELAAGKNEMTKLMTDKKKQFGPLVRWLKVNFSEAFCALIHVKALRVFVESVLRYGLPVNFQAILIEPNKKSVKRLRDVLNQLYGHLDGVSAGGAVSSADNVDIPGLGFGQSEYFPYVFYKVNIDMVEQAKV, translated from the exons ATGATGTCCGAATACTGGATTATCTCGGCCCCTGGCGACAAGACCTGCCAGCAGACGTACGACACGATGAACAACCTGACCAGCAAGCAACACAACCTGTGCAATAACTACAAGTTCCATATTCCAGATCTTAAG GTGGGCACCCTCGACCAACTGGTGGGCCTCTCCGACGATCTGGGCAAACTGGACACCTATGTGGAGCAGATCACCCGCAAGGTGGCCAACTATCTGGGCGAGGTGCTCGAGGATCAGCGGGACAAGCTGCACGAGAACCTGATGGCCAACAACA CCGAACTACCCCAGTACTTGACCCGCTTCCAATGGGACATGGCCAAGTACCCGATCAAGCAGTCGCTGCGCAACATCGCCGACATTATCTCCAAGCAGATCGGTCAGATCGATGGCGATTTGAAGACCAAGTCGCAGGCCTACAACAACCTCAAGGGAAATCTGCAGAACCTGGAAAAGAAGAAGAC TGGCAGTCTGCTGACCAGGAATCTGGCTGACTTGGTCAAGAAGGAGCACTTCATCCTGGACTCGGAGTATCTGACCACCCTGCTGGTCATTGTACCCAA GGTCATGGCTAATGACTGGCTGACCAACTACGAGAAGATCACCGACATGATCGTGCCCCGCTCGTCGCAGCTCATCCAGGAGGACGCCGACTACTGTCTGTTCAACGTGACGCTCTTCAAGAAGGTGGCTGAGGAGTTCAAGCTGCACGCCCGCGAGCGCAAGTTCATTGTGCGTGACTTTGTGTATAACGAGGAGGAGCTGGCTGCCGGCAAGAACGAGATGACCAAGCTGATGACGGACAAGAAGAAGCAGTTT GGTCCTCTGGTTCGTTGGCTGAAGGTGAACTTCAGCGAGGCCTTCTGCGCCCTCATTCACGTCAAGGCGCTGCGCGTGTTTGTGGAGTCCGTGCTGAG ATACGGCCTGCCCGTTAACTTCCAGGCCATCTTGATCGAGCCCAACAAGAAGAGCGTGAAGCGTCTGCGTGATGTGCTCAACCAGCTGTATGGTCACTTGGATGGTGTCTCCGCCGGCGGTGCTGTCAGCAGTGCTGAT AACGTGGACATCCCCGGCCTGGGCTTTGGCCAGTCCGAATACTTCCCCTATGTGTTCTACAAGGTCAACATCGATATGGTGGAGCAGGCCAAGGTCTAA
- the LOC120444324 gene encoding V-type proton ATPase subunit C isoform X1: protein MMSEYWIISAPGDKTCQQTYDTMNNLTSKQHNLCNNYKFHIPDLKVGTLDQLVGLSDDLGKLDTYVEQITRKVANYLGEVLEDQRDKLHENLMANNSPGPPDDSMPCRHHQRIKHLSLRHQRKHQHTHHQNKPQHYHHHHHHHQLPQDLKGKSAATCSPATPPAPASAPPNLPPACACDVLATGSLTGGSLTNLSTGHDPEPEFDACPCDECFACAPPSTSATASTLLADECYSQTASSMLSATRCALSTVAAIATGSGFGSGPSTSAAAAAAASSSSGGGSGGGAGPASCSTLCSSAYFSTSAPTTSSSVHSSMSRSNSKRLNNNTCSINNNKLSFRSGSHVSQLHLATQHPQQLPHHHSHPQSQPHTNPLQSPAQKSMSEDEGDASNAPEDGETDEDPKSPHSVQSDLSDAFDWWFNKPKRNSKKSRSSPVSSCCGSSSQGRSSPDTDPAEPPEFPLSPVYAHQITKCCSALHIITATTNADFH, encoded by the exons ATGATGTCCGAATACTGGATTATCTCGGCCCCTGGCGACAAGACCTGCCAGCAGACGTACGACACGATGAACAACCTGACCAGCAAGCAACACAACCTGTGCAATAACTACAAGTTCCATATTCCAGATCTTAAG GTGGGCACCCTCGACCAACTGGTGGGCCTCTCCGACGATCTGGGCAAACTGGACACCTATGTGGAGCAGATCACCCGCAAGGTGGCCAACTATCTGGGCGAGGTGCTCGAGGATCAGCGGGACAAGCTGCACGAGAACCTGATGGCCAACAACA GTCCTGGGCCACCCGACGACAGCATGCCGTGTCGCCACCACCAGCGCATCAAGCATCTCAGCCTGCGACACCAGCGAAAACACCAGCACACGCACCACCAAAACAAACCCCAACACtaccatcaccaccaccatcaccaccagcTGCCGCAGGATCTCAAGGGTAAATCCGCAGCCACCTGTTCTCCCGCCACTCCTCCTGCGCCCGCGTCTGCACCACCCAATCTTCCGCCTGCCTGTGCCTGCGACGTCCTTGCGACAGGATCCCTAACCGGCGGCAGCCTCACTAACCTGTCCACGGGTCACGACCCGGAGCCGGAGTTCGACGCCTGTCCGTGCGATGAGTGCTTCGCCTGTGCCCCGCCCAGCACAAGTGCCACGGCCAGCACGCTGCTGGCGGATGAGTGCTACTCCCAGACGGCCTCCTCCATGCTCAGTGCCACCCGGTGTGCACTGTCCACGGTGGCGGCGATAGCCACCGGGAGCGGTTTTGGCAGTGGACCGAGCACCAGTGCCGcagccgctgcagctgcatccAGCTCCTCTGGCGGCGGCAGTGGCGGTGGAGCGGGACCGGCCTCCTGCTCGACGCTCTGCTCCTCGGCATATTTCTCCACGTCGGCGCCCACGACCAGCAGCTCGGTGCACAGCAGCATGTCCCGCTCTAACAGCAAGCGGCTGAATAACAACACGTGCAGCATCAACAATAACAAGCTCAGCTTCCGCAGCGGCAGCCATGTGAGCCAGCTGCATTTGGCCACgcagcatccgcagcagctgccgcaTCATCATTCGCATCCGCAATCGCAACCGCATACCAATCCGCTGCAGTCGCCCGCACAAAAGTCCATGTCGGAGGACGAGGGCGATGCGTCAAATGCCCCCGAAGATGGGGAAACGGACGAGGACCCCAAGAGTCCGCACAGTGTGCAGTCCGATCTGTCGGACGCCTTCGACTGGTGGTTCAATAAGCCCAAGCGTAACTCTAAGAAGAGCAG ATCGTCTCCAGTGAGTAGTTGTTGTGGCAGTAGTAGCCAGGGGCGATCCAGTCCGGACACGGATCCCGCCGAGCCGCCCGAGTTTCCGCTGAGTCCAG TGTACGCTCACCAAATCACCAAATGTTGTTCTGCGCTCCACATCATTACAGCCACGACTAACGCCGATTTCCATTAA